TAGCGGCGGGCAGCGGCATCCGCGACCTCGTTGTCGATCCAGCCCTCTTCCACGAGAGGAACAAAGAGCGGGCATGCCCTGCTCACCACCATGACCGAGGGGTCCATCGACTTGAGGGTCGAGCCGTATGCGTTGCTGGCGATCGTGCCGGCCGTGCCGATAACTCCTATGGACTTCTTCCTGCTCGCTGCAAGCGCTGCGCGGCATCCCGGCTCCACCACGCCCTGAACAGGAAGGTCGAAGCTCTTGCAGAGATCCGGAAGGGCGTATGCGGAAGCGGTGTTGCACGCGACCACCAGGGCCTTGACCCCCCTCTCCACCAGGAATGCTGCGCACTGCCGGGCGTAGCGCACCACCGTCTCGGCGGACTTGGTGCCGTATGGAACCCGGGCAGTGTCTCCGAGATAGAGGATCGACTCGTGGGGAAGGCGCCTGCGGACCTCCGCCAAGACCGTGAGACCGCCTATCCCCGAATCGAATATGCCTATGGGCGATTGCCCGCGCAGAACCATAGCGCGGGGCTATAGCGCACGGATGCAGGGTTTCCAAGCAAATTCGATCAGTGCTTCCGCTCCGTCCCCAGCTTGGAGTGATGGAAGTGGATATGGGTCTCCTGGCCGTCCAGATCGCTGATCTCTTCGTCGGCCATAAAACCCAGGTCCTCGAAACCCTCCTCCTCGTGCATCACCTCCCACGAAGTGGTCTCCTCGCGGGAGAGATCCCAGCGCCTCTCGATCTCTTCTGTCCAAGCCCTCCCCATGTCATCCTCCTTTTTGCGATCTATTGAGCAGCTGATTCGTTGTCCCACGCATCAGGGATGCCGTCCGCATCGCTGTCCGCATGGGACGCGCCGAAGAGATCTTCGTACGTGAGGGCCGGGCTCCTGGATGCGCCCCCCTTGCCGTCGACGAAGATCAGCCTGATGTCGTATCGCGCCTCGTCGAAGAGCTCCTCGAATTTTCTCTCCGACGGAAGCGAATTGAGTTCGCACAGCGCAGCCACGTCCCTCGCATCGAGCTCGCATATGAACCCGGATGCGTTCTGCGGGGTCGGCCTGCATACGGCATAGGTCGGATAAGTCCCGCG
The bacterium genome window above contains:
- the murI gene encoding glutamate racemase; the protein is MVLRGQSPIGIFDSGIGGLTVLAEVRRRLPHESILYLGDTARVPYGTKSAETVVRYARQCAAFLVERGVKALVVACNTASAYALPDLCKSFDLPVQGVVEPGCRAALAASRKKSIGVIGTAGTIASNAYGSTLKSMDPSVMVVSRACPLFVPLVEEGWIDNEVADAAARRYLDGLGSEGIDTLILGCTHYPLLKNSIARHMGKGVALVDSAAACAGSLEEMLVKRGIAAEPGLASQCHLYVTDLPSRFESIAHRFLDKETPPVTRVDL